The proteins below come from a single Eremothecium sinecaudum strain ATCC 58844 chromosome II, complete sequence genomic window:
- the TRL1 gene encoding tRNA ligase (Syntenic homolog of Ashbya gossypii AFR099C; Syntenic homolog of Saccharomyces cerevisiae YJL087C (TRL1)): MDASVIKKSGFQDVKDLVKALESASLLPKRGKSYKIQCKSFHSSLKINSWKFNEWDYGKNNIDLPCEARGLFITDDQDNPEIIGRGYDKFFNVDEIFKNSWAELEKNTTGPYEVTVKENGCIVFISGRSDGEIIVCSKHSTGPRDDTDRNHAEAGEEYLRRQLNEQGVDIKRLAKRLYELNCTAVAEYCDDSFEEHILEYSRNNAGLYLHGLNFNTPEFATMPMAAVAEFAKEYGFKVVDCLMINDIHQLRLFLEDCATKGHYNNMEVEGFVIRCKTKAGRDYFFKYKFEEPYLLYRQWREVTKDYINTRSRVFNFSKHKYITNKYLDFVIPILEADRALCEQFLKGHGIIKLRNMFLESYGMSGFEILNNEALKELDRKNALDREKVDEFTKFIFFPIATVGCGKTTVSLTLRNIFGDSWRHVQNDDITGKDKAKLMKDSLEQLSKEGVKAVIVDRNNHQLRERQQLFEWFNQYKEEYLPYDCNVKFICLSFIPGTPDETQRQITSTRVLARGDNHQSIKVQTDGEKKALSIINGFIKRFQPLDTSRSPDNLFDFVIELEVENAQSSLINTKLILEKLNQKYPTLVQELPADEAIEQAFQVALQYKPTITKIVGGKKNNRSERYKPLYFSADLDDNKYFRGLVESVLNSNTTKSVNTLTALMAENNIQPDFHITLIHLGTVKKGTKADRDQWSEYVKRYSDYLLKSKNNNEGVPTLIPTKDTVKFKLESLIWDENIVTVTVQLDHECITDENGNKVTGLSCNNTIAHITIGIRKDGVHAVYSNVLCQKVHDALLKNKDLAAEGLFQIKFEQDIYLNASVSINF; this comes from the coding sequence ATGGACGCTTCTGTAATTAAGAAATCGGGGTTTCAAGATGTTAAAGATCTAGTTAAAGCGCTAGAAAGCGCTTCATTGTTACCAAAGCGAGGCAAGTCATATAAAATCCAGTGCAAGTCATTCCATTCTTCGCTAAAAATAAACAGTTGGAAGTTCAATGAGTGGGATTATGGAAAGAATAATATCGATTTACCTTGTGAAGCTCGTGGTTTGTTTATTACTGACGATCAAGATAATCCTGAAATCATTGGTAGAGGTTATGACAAGTTCTTTAATGTTGATGAGATATTTAAGAACTCATGGGCGGAGCTCGAAAAGAATACAACGGGGCCTTATGAGGTGACAGTTAAGGAAAACGGCTGTATTGTATTTATATCTGGGAGGAGTGATGGAGAAATTATTGTGTGTTCGAAGCACTCGACTGGACCACGGGATGACACTGACAGAAATCATGCAGAAGCGGGAGAGGAATACTTGCGTAGACAGTTAAATGAGCAGGGAGTGGATATAAAGAGGTTGGCTAAACGCTTGTATGAACTGAATTGTACTGCTGTCGCTGAGTACTGCGATGATTCTTTTGAGGAACACATTTTGGAATACTCTAGGAACAATGCGGGATTGTACTTACATGGTTTGAACTTTAACACTCCTGAGTTTGCTACGATGCCTATGGCCGCTGTAGCTGAGTTTGCCAAGGAGTATGGCTTCAAGGTAGTGGACTGCTTAATGATCAATGACATCCATCAGCTGAGGTTGTTCTTGGAGGATTGTGCAACAAAAGGCCACTATAACAACATGGAGGTGGAAGGATTTGTTATCAGGTGTAAAACAAAAGCTGGCCGTGACTATTTCTTCAAATATAAGTTTGAAGAGCCCTACTTGTTGTATAGACAGTGGAGAGAGGTGACGAAAGATTATATTAACACAAGATCTCGGGTGTTCAACTTTTCGAAACACAAATACATCACCAACAAGTATCTTGACTTTGTTATTCCTATTCTAGAAGCGGATCGAGCTCTATGTGAGCAGTTCCTTAAGGGCCATGGTATTATAAAATTGAGAAACATGTTCTTGGAGAGTTACGGAATGTCGGGATTTGAAATACTGAACAACGAAGCGCTTAAAGAGCTCGATAGGAAGAATGCATTGGATAGAGAAAAGGTAGATGAATTTACAAAGTTTATATTTTTTCCTATTGCAACTGTAGGTTGCGGAAAAACTACTGTTTCGCTGACCTTGAGGAACATATTTGGCGACTCTTGGAGGCATGTTCAAAATGATGATATTACGGGTAAAGACAAGGCTAAGCTCATGAAAGACTCCTTAGAACAGCTCTCTAAAGAAGGCGTCAAAGCAGTTATTGTGGATAGAAACAACCATCAGCTCAGAGAGCGCCAACAATTATTCGAGTGGTTTAACCAATACAAGGAAGAGTACTTGCCTTACGATTGTAATGTAAAATTCATATGTCTTTCATTTATTCCGGGGACTCCAGATGAAACACAAAGACAGATTACATCAACTAGGGTTCTTGCTCGTGGAGATAATCATCAGAGCATTAAAGTGCAGACAGATGGCGAGAAAAAAGCGTTGTCCATTATTAATGGATTCATCAAAAGGTTCCAGCCTTTGGACACCAGTAGATCCCCGGACAACCTTTTTGACTTCGTTATTGAATTGGAAGTCGAGAATGCTCAGTCTTCGCTGATAAACACTAAATTGATCTTGGAGAAATTGAACCAAAAATATCCTACTTTAGTCCAAGAGTTGCCTGCTGATGAAGCCATCGAACAAGCTTTCCAAGTTGCATTACAGTATAAACCTACTATAACTAAAATAGTAGGCGGTAAAAAGAATAACAGATCAGAAAGGTACAAACCATTGTACTTCTCTGCTGATTTAGATGACAATAAATACTTCAGAGGCCTAGTTGAATCCGTTTTAAACAGCAACACAACCAAGAGTGTTAACACCCTAACAGCTTTAATGGCGGAGAATAATATACAACCTGATTTCCATATAACGTTGATCCACTTAGGGACAGTAAAGAAAGGAACCAAAGCTGATAGAGACCAATGGAGTGAGTATGTGAAAAGGTACAGTGACTATCTATTGAAGTCCAAAAATAACAACGAAGGTGTGCCGACCTTGATACCCACTAAAGATACTGTCAAGTTTAAGCTTGAAAGTTTAATATGGGACGAGAATATCGTAACAGTAACTGTACAGCTTGATCACGAATGTATCACTGATGAAAATGGCAATAAGGTAACGGGTCTCTCATGCAATAATACAATTGCACACATTACAATTGGCATAAGGAAGGATGGGGTGCATGCCGTATATTCAAACGTTCTATGTCAAAAAGTGCACGATGCATTACTAAAGAATAAAGATTTGGCTGCTGAAGGATTGTTTCAAATCAAGTTTGAACAGGATATATATTTGAATGCAAGCGTAAGTATTAATTTCTAA
- the EXO70 gene encoding GTP-Rho binding exocyst subunit EXO70 (Syntenic homolog of Ashbya gossypii AFR100W; Syntenic homolog of Saccharomyces cerevisiae YJL085W (EXO70)) has product MPAIDVDEADILVLSSNLKQLGQLTGCINDSLSKIMYTTSKASKSLRPSISANNKLNILKRNIEGSLDSVSSIKDLASDASKHEVILEQDISQVGLKKFIRTIHKVDDIMDDLREKSKSTADFHGVVTHMEDLLAVGEKNLQIYLSNLLNKIQPFDPQVYISKQTSFPYYSDDDLIEMTEIFDYFESSERNPTIDILVKQRSQLIQNSLAFLEPFTKHITAERNAPYQKGSSGMISYTEAVTGFISNEGALIDDIFGKLPEKRVMVFNRIVSPIVHNYARAAKHNIELIEEDINNYGLFSFELSELIKKMLYLLKPKSLESANELQLCELELKSITQSLFRDMIQYIGQKAGTITQLPTDNGVTEATVDVMSKLRKFSEYKSGCLAIIATMARESWLPNESPNMWTISSSPKTAQQLLSSFFSDAIDYLTISLDRKAQKLLNPSMEPEVGIVTKKVPQLQRIGFFVLTNITLVEQIVQRSELNSVLDSQGIARLAKLKTRYVNYFAADWRDLASNLLDQVFIDSTGKISSKDKDQVKEKFRKFNEGFEQLVSNYKTFRITDPSMKKLLKQEIFALVAPMYERFHNRYKDSFKNPRKHVKYTPNELMNILNSLGR; this is encoded by the coding sequence ATGCCAGCCATTGATGTGGATGAAGCTGATATATTAGTTTTGAGCTCGAATTTGAAGCAACTGGGTCAACTAACAGGATGTATCAATGACAGTCTATCAAAGATAATGTATACAACATCAAAAGCTAGCAAGTCACTCAGACCAAGCATATCAGCAAATAATAAGTTAAATATTCTGAAGCGAAATATTGAGGGAAGTCTTGATTCTGTGTCTTCTATAAAAGATTTGGCAAGTGATGCTTCGAAACATGAAGTTATACTAGAACAAGATATTTCGCAAGTTGGACTAAAGAAGTTTATCCGAACTATTCATAAGGTGGATGATATCATGGATGATTTGCGGGAGAAAAGTAAAAGTACTGCGGACTTTCATGGAGTCGTTACGCATATGGAGGATCTGTTGGCTGTGGGGGAGAAAAATCTCCAGATCTACCTGTCAAATCTTTTAAACAAAATCCAGCCTTTTGACCCGCAGGTGTACATCAGCAAGCAGACCAGTTTTCCATACTAttctgatgatgatttgATTGAGATGACCGAGATCTTTGACTACTTTGAGTCCTCAGAGCGTAATCCAACTATAGATATACTTGTTAAGCAGCGTAGTCAGCTGATACAAAACAGTTTGGCGTTTTTGGAGCCCTTTACTAAGCATATCACAGCAGAAAGAAATGCTCCCTATCAGAAAGGTAGTAGTGGTATGATCAGCTACACTGAAGCTGTTACGGGCTTTATAAGTAACGAAGGAGCTCTAATAGATGATATTTTTGGGAAATTACCCGAAAAGCGAGTCATGGTGTTCAATCGAATTGTCTCTCCTATCGTTCACAACTACGCCAGAGCTGCAAAACATAATATCGAGCTGATTGAGGAGGATATAAATAACTATGGGCTGTTTAGTTTTGAGCTAAGCGAATTGATAAAGAAGATGCTGTATCTGCTGAAACCAAAGTCACTTGAAAGCGCTAATGAATTGCAGCTGTGTGAACTGGAACTGAAATCTATCACGCAATCTTTATTTAGGGATATGATCCAGTATATTGGGCAGAAGGCAGGGACCATTACCCAATTACCTACTGACAATGGTGTCACGGAAGCTACTGTCGATGTTATGTCTAAACTGCGAAAATTTAGTGAGTACAAGAGTGGATGTTTGGCCATAATAGCAACTATGGCTCGTGAATCGTGGCTCCCAAATGAATCTCCTAATATGTGGACCATATCTTCAAGTCCTAAGACAGCACAGCAATTGTTATCCAGTTTCTTCAGCGATGCAATTGATTATTTGACAATTTCTCTTGACAGAAAGGCCCAAAAGCTTCTAAATCCATCCATGGAACCTGAAGTTGGTATTGTAACTAAAAAAGTGCCCCAACTTCAGCGGATTGGGTTTTTTGTGTTAACTAATATTACATTGGTGGAACAAATTGTGCAACGTAGTGAACTAAATTCAGTTCTGGATAGTCAGGGTATCGCACGGTTAGCAAAGTTGAAAACAAGGTACGTTAATTACTTTGCCGCCGATTGGAGAGATCTAGCTTCTAATTTATTGGACCAAGTGTTCATAGACTCTACAGGTAAAATTTCATCTAAGGATAAGGATCAGGTCAAGGAGAAGTTCCGTAAGTTCAATGAAGGATTCGAGCAGCTGGTATCTAATTATAAGACATTTAGAATAACGGACCCGTCTATGAAGAAACTGTTAAAACAGGAGATCTTTGCCTTGGTGGCACCGATGTATGAACGGTTCCACAACCGTTACAAGGACTCATTCAAGAACCCAAGAAAACATGTCAAGTACACTCCTAATGAGTTAATGAACATTTTGAATTCCTTAGGGCGCTAG
- the ARG3 gene encoding ornithine carbamoyltransferase (Syntenic homolog of Ashbya gossypii AFR098W; Syntenic homolog of Saccharomyces cerevisiae YJL088W (ARG3)), translating into MRHLVSIKDLTDDEFKHLVDKAEHLKTIFKSKDNSAFEEQHKKLIGRTVALLFSKRSTRTRISTEGASAFFGATPMFLGKDDIQLGVNESFKDTVKVVSSMVSCIFARVNKHSDIQQLVQHSSVPIVNSLCDKFHPLQAICDMLTIKEHFDYTNKKLKMAWVGDSNNVINDMAIAALKLGMDVAIATPSGIEMDKDIKEAAYEICARYNNHLLFTHDPVEAVKGANIVVTDTFVSMGEEYMHKSKVKQFQGYQVNAQLCEHAAPDYKFMHCLPRHQEEVSDEVFYGDHSIVFEQAENRLYAAIAVIETLVINGGEFTWN; encoded by the coding sequence ATGAGACATCTGGTATCCATTAAGGACTTGACTGATGACGAGTTTAAACATCTTGTCGATAAAGCTGAACATTTGAAGACTATATTCAAATCTAAAGATAACAGCGCATTCGAAGAGCAACATAAAAAGCTAATTGGAAGAACTGTTGCTCTGCTGTTTTCTAAAAGATCTACTAGAACCAGAATCTCTACTGAAGGTGCATCGGCGTTTTTCGGTGCTACTCCAATGTTCCTCGGTAAAGATGATATCCAACTAGGTGTTAACGAGTCGTTTAAAGATACGGTTAAGGTTGTGTCTTCGATGGTTTCATGCATCTTTGCAAGAGTAAATAAGCATTCAGATATCCAACAGCTTGTTCAGCATTCCAGTGTCCCAATAGTGAATTCGCTGTGTGACAAGTTCCATCCACTGCAAGCCATATGTGATATGTTGACTATAAAGGAACATTTTGATTACACTAATAAGAAGTTAAAAATGGCCTGGGTTGGAGACAGTAACAATGTCATAAATGATATGGCAATTGCAGCTTTAAAGCTAGGAATGGATGTTGCTATTGCAACACCATCTGGTATTGAGATGGACAAGGATATCAAAGAAGCGGCGTATGAGATATGTGCACGGTACAATAACCATCTTCTCTTCACTCATGACCCTGTTGAGGCAGTTAAGGGTGCTAATATTGTTGTCACCGACACATTTGTTTCTATGGGTGAAGAATATATGCATAAATCTAAGGTCAAGCAATTTCAAGGCTACCAGGTAAACGCCCAACTGTGTGAACATGCTGCACCTGACTATAAATTCATGCATTGTCTGCCAAGACATCAAGAGGAGGTTTCAGATGAAGTATTTTACGGGGACCATTCAATTGTTTTTGAACAAGCTGAAAACCGGTTATATGCTGCAATAGCGGTAATTGAAACTTTAGTAATTAACGGTGGAGAGTTCACATGGAATTAG
- the SIP4 gene encoding Sip4p (Syntenic homolog of Ashbya gossypii AFR096W; Syntenic homolog of Saccharomyces cerevisiae YJL089W (SIP4)): protein MSLLAFNMVKKRKYGSLDAKEDYTIELPNVKRSSQACDRCRLKKIKCDGLKPSCSSCQKIGYQCKTSDKLTRRGFPRGYTEMLEREVIRLQRMYERAVTCSGNNSSPEMRGSTGEGREQLPKQQGQQPLPFINDSFHYYPNYSSGNTYLGNANWHALTGSALDPTQTPSDDVSLTEYITRVFQIEGSGIPREIIRLYRNGVSEARSAVKKMVSAFLKEHSLVPVMYGNDWRARLRAVMGSKDDNQAKPAADPPALLALLYIIQWNCSVFSPETLFNVTKIVSVLACDALSAVQVVLLASQYFMSLPRDLTTGQMSAVPWATQLLNLAFAHIITQGLFINCNKLVPIGSSEKFAEASRCNQETYETRVVTFWVFQFLAALWSFLQGIPKTDFLADEFKPPMVSSLNIVALRPFQILLEHFLQLDGCNLREVLQTQIPRYTYVVESFRHALNHWKLYHSLQDHDLNDIVVDNNERVEIQLTLAYLLPRWLTVRKRPHSHQLSWEILSLYYLLLAHEHSVAKVDSPYAPTPILRVVHSMPWDSWGLIRACFLDLAQAPGYLDKFAYDRYRDLVTNWMHLWYEDDSVYREAMERYGVGNVERFGKPMRLSQVVQSMRSKGSGNVATPGRPLLKPLQSSEALSDPFNMFSNLPVVEDPLPPQWILMSTGFNMLSNEVSASGAITSNVNYGSNSSTLISASTTVAGCDAFAMLAEDEDGYVEDDESGEEELTLSFGANKSVGGVAGVSSPRSMQHNPRPTLFNQRVSSSELATRDSTMLMDSPINHKETIQKVNGNNDTNARKMLHSAGVKDSKLDVVHYDLIPESIATKMGEKVLI, encoded by the coding sequence ATGAGTCTCCTGGCGTTCAATATGGTAAAGAAGAGAAAGTATGGAAGCCTAGATGCTAAAGAAGACTATACGATAGAACTTCCAAATGTTAAGCGTTCTTCCCAAGCATGTGATCGATGCCGACTAAAGAAGATTAAATGTGACGGTTTGAAGCCTAGTTGTAGCTCATGCCAAAAGATTGGGTACCAATGCAAGACTAGTGACAAGCTGACAAGGCGAGGGTTCCCCCGCGGCTATACAGAGATGTTAGAGAGAGAGGTCATAAGGTTACAGCGGATGTACGAAAGGGCGGTCACGTGCTCTGGAAACAATTCTAGCCCTGAAATGCGGGGAAGTACCGGGGAGGGGAGGGAGCAATTACCGAAGCAGCAGGGCCAGCAGCCGCTGCCATTCATCAATGATTCTTTTCACTACTACCCGAACTACAGCAGTGGTAATACGTATCTTGGGAATGCCAATTGGCACGCACTAACGGGTTCTGCACTTGATCCGACGCAGACGCCATCCGATGATGTATCGCTGACGGAGTACATTACGCGCGTGTTTCAGATTGAGGGTTCTGGGATCCCACGGGAGATAATTCGCCTATACCGAAATGGAGTTAGTGAGGCGCGGTCTGCGGTTAAGAAGATGGTATCCGCGTTCTTAAAAGAGCACTCGCTGGTGCCTGTGATGTATGGAAATGACTGGCGGGCTCGGCTACGTGCAGTGATGGGCAGCAAAGATGATAACCAGGCGAAGCCTGCCGCAGATCCACCTGCACTTTTGGCACTGCTATATATTATTCAATGGAATTGCAGCGTATTTAGTCCGGAAACCCTTTTTAACGTGACTAAGATAGTGTCTGTACTGGCGTGTGACGCACTGTCTGCAGTGCAGGTAGTGCTGTTGGCCTCACAATACTTTATGTCTCTGCCACGTGATCTAACGACAGGGCAGATGTCTGCGGTACCATGGGCCACTCAACTATTGAACTTGGCGTTTGCTCATATTATTACCCAGGGATTGTTCATTAATTGCAACAAACTGGTGCCAATTGGGTCTTCTGAGAAGTTTGCAGAGGCTTCTCGCTGTAACCAGGAGACATATGAAACCCGTGTGGTGACTTTTTGGGTATTTCAGTTTCTTGCTGCACTATGGTCCTTTTTACAGGGTATCCCGAAGACAGATTTCTTGGCAGACGAGTTCAAGCCTCCAATGGTTTCAAGTTTAAACATAGTCGCTCTAAGACCCTTTCAAATACTATTAGAGCATTTTCTCCAGTTGGATGGATGTAATTTGAGGGAAGTCTTGCAGACCCAAATTCCGCGGTACACTTATGTTGTAGAGTCTTTCAGACACGCCTTGAACCATTGGAAACTTTACCATAGTTTGCAGGATCACGACTTAAACGACATTGTTGTCGACAACAACGAGCGGGTAGAGATTCAGCTGACTTTGGCGTATTTGTTACCTCGCTGGCTAACGGTTCGAAAGAGGCCGCATTCACACCAGCTATCGTGGGAGATTCTATCGCTATACTACTTACTGCTGGCACACGAACACAGTGTAGCGAAAGTAGATTCTCCATACGCCCCGACACCGATTTTAAGAGTTGTCCATTCTATGCCGTGGGATAGTTGGGGATTGATCAGGGCCTGCTTTTTAGATCTGGCTCAAGCACCTGGTTATTTGGATAAATTTGCTTATGATAGATACCGTGATTTGGTCACCAACTGGATGCATCTCTGGTACGAGGATGATTCCGTTTATCGTGAAGCAATGGAAAGGTATGGTGTCGGGAATGTGGAAAGGTTTGGAAAACCAATGCGCCTATCCCAGGTAGTACAAAGTATGAGGAGCAAAGGGAGCGGAAATGTGGCAACTCCCGGGAGGCCATTGTTGAAACCGCTACAGTCATCTGAAGCTCTAAGTGACCCTTTCAATATGTTTTCAAACTTACCGGTAGTTGAAGACCCGCTGCCACCCCAATGGATACTGATGTCCACTGGATTTAATATGCTATCAAACGAAGTTTCAGCTTCTGGTGCTATCACTTCTAATGTGAATTATGGTAGTAATAGTTCTACCTTAATTTCCGCAAGCACAACTGTCGCAGGATGTGATGCGTTCGCTATGCTAGCTGAGGATGAAGATGGCTACGTAGAGGACGATGAAAGCGGAGAGGAGGAACTGACTTTGTCCTTTGGTGCTAACAAGAGCGTAGGTGGGGTCGCAGGCGTCTCTTCACCAAGATCTATGCAACATAATCCGAGACCAACTTTATTCAATCAACGAGTTTCTTCAAGCGAATTGGCCACCAGAGATAGTACAATGCTTATGGATAGTCCAATAAACCACAAGGAAACAATTCAGAAGGTGAATGGCAACAACGACACTAATGCCAGGAAGATGTTGCATTCAGCAGGGGTAAAGGATTCTAAACTAGATGTAGTACATTATGATCTAATACCGGAATCCATTGCAACCAAGATGGGCGAAAAGGTATTGATATAG
- the NTR2 gene encoding Ntr2p (Syntenic homolog of Ashbya gossypii AFR097W; Syntenic homolog of Saccharomyces cerevisiae YKR022C (NTR2)), whose amino-acid sequence MRRRNKIKPRLPNLSISDSEQTTEGSSSHRTQNTRNVNVKLVHTNDFDDDIDDNTYDADGTPFGGQHNGLEKIEQKLRNRKKQMLNVISHDEDESNADDKHQFYSKLFKSSNKSSNKKDKVSIVNLEDLSQEEEGEEDSQDDEGRMYPSEKQIQAIKQKKAIDRQKYNTESTGFYNSTGKSIEYNERAYAKLLDQDDKEILNDVLNRGNKGPPSERDFSDGSNDYIDNEKLPLSKLERESEAHRRKIEIESALNDDSVVGDDWESNQLKKLANKDISVARKRLPELAVLDERDDLCLTELAIRLLRISQEDPKVAVVEKQLGLIREEIGALTMRQSELITLLDRQV is encoded by the coding sequence ATGCGTCGAAGAAATAAGATTAAGCCCAGGTTGCCCAATCTCTCAATTTCGGACTCAGAACAGACTACAGAAGGaagctcatctcatcgtACACAGAATACACGAAATGTGAATGTTAAATTAGTTCATACCAACGACtttgatgatgatattgACGATAATACATATGATGCCGATGGGACTCCCTTTGGAGGGCAGCATAATGGTTTAGAGAAGATTGAGCAGAAACTTAGAAACCGGAAGAAGCAGATGTTAAATGTAATATCGCATGATGAAGACGAAAGTAACGCAGATGATAAACACCAGTTCTATTCAAAGCTTTTCAAGAGCTCCAATAAGAGTTCCAATAAAAAGGATAAAGTCAGTATTGTCAATCTAGAAGATCTTtctcaagaagaagaaggagaagaagaTAGTCAAGACGATGAGGGGCGCATGTACCCTAGTGAAAAGCAAATCCAAGCCATCAAGCAAAAGAAGGCCATAGATAGACAGAAATACAATACTGAATCCACTGGTTTCTACAACAGTACGGGTAAGAGTATCGAGTATAACGAAAGGGCGTATGCGAAACTCCTTGACCAGGATGATAAGGAAATCTTAAATGATGTACTCAATAGGGGTAATAAAGGCCCCCCTTCTGAAAGAGACTTTTCAGATGGTTCTAATGACTATATTGACAATGAAAAGCTACCACTAAGCAAGCTAGAGCGTGAATCTGAAGCTCACCGTCGTAAGATTGAAATTGAGAGCGCACTGAACGATGATAGCGTTGTCGGAGATGATTGGGAGTCGAACCAGCTAAAGAAACTGGCTAACAAAGATATATCTGTTGCGAGGAAACGTCTGCCAGAATTAGCTGTATTGGATGAACGGGATGATCTTTGTCTGACAGAATTAGCAATCCGTCTATTACGTATTAGCCAAGAAGATCCGAAAGTTGCAGTGGTAGAAAAGCAACTGGGATTAATACGGGAAGAAATAGGAGCATTAACTATGCGTCAGAGTGAGCTGATAACATTACTGGATAGACAAGTATAA